One genomic region from Campylobacter concisus encodes:
- the rpoB gene encoding DNA-directed RNA polymerase subunit beta yields the protein MLNSLYSGNRLRVDFSNVVKEIDVPNLLQLQKKSFDNFLNLNNNQTESGIEKVFKSIFPIHDPQNRLTLEYVGSEIGKPKYTIRECIERGLTYSVNLKMKIRLIVHEKDDKTGDKVGVKDIKEQEIFIREIPLMTDRISFIINGVERVVVNQLHRSPGVIFKQEESATVANKLIYTAQIIPDRGSWLHFEYDTKDILYVRINKRRKVPVTILFRALGYKKQDIIKLFYPIQNLIIKNNKFLTLFNPEDYLGRVEYDIKNEDGEILHQAGKRLTKKKADKLIEDGVKFVEYPVEALIGRYLANPVINTESGEILYDMLSALDENKLAKILAEHESIEIINNSAAGVDDAIINSFIADNDMLKVLKQTEGVDDENDLAAIRIYKVMRPGEPVVKEAAKSFVNDMLFNPERYDLTKVGRMKMNHKLSLDVPEYVTLLTSEDIIKTAKYLIKVKNGQGHIDDRDHLGNRRIRSIGELLASELHLGFVKMQKAIRDKFTSLSNNTEEIMPYDLINPKMITATIMEFFTGGQLSQFMDQTNPLSEVTHKRRLSALGEGGLVKERAGFEVRDVHPTHYGRICPVETPEGQNIGLINTLSTYAKVNDLGFVEAPYKKVIDGKVTDEIVYLTATQEEGNVIAPASTKLDENGHIVEDLIEVRKDGEMMLARREDVTLIDLCSGMIAGVAASLIPFLEHDDANRALMGSNMQRQAVPLLRSTAPIVGTGMESVIARDAWESVKAKRSGVVEKVDNKNIFILGEDEAGPYIDHYSLEKNLRTNQNTTFSQHSIVKKGDEIVAGQIIADGPSMEKGELAIGKNALIAFMPWNGYNYEDAIVISEKMIREDAFTSVHIYEKEIEARELKDGVEEITKDIPNVKEEELMHLDESGIVKIGTEIKPGMILVGKVSPKGEVKPTPEERLLRAIFGEKAGHVVNKSLYASASMEGVVVDVKIFTKKGYEKDSRTNKAYEEEKTLLEKEHHDRLLMLDREEMLKVTALLSKNPLASDQEVNKKEYKKGSKINKADLENINRFTLNAIVKSFSKDIQKKYDELKNYFQNEKKKLKEEHDAKIEILEKDDILPSGVVKLVKVYIATKRKLKVGDKMAGRHGNKGIVSNIVREVDMPYLPSGQIVDIVLNPLGVPSRMNIGQILESHLGLVGYRLGEQINEIFETKKGEWIKELRAKMIEIAGVAKLMDAKKALGKMSDEKLLEYAKDWSNGVRFATPIFEGVKADEFAKLFEMAKIDSDGKTELYDGRTGSKIRERVNVGCMYMLKLHHLVDEKVHARSTGPYSLVTQQPVGGKALFGGQRFGEMEVWALEAYGAAHTLREMLTVKSDDVEGRLSAYKALTRGENVPETGIPETFFVLTNELKSLALDVEVYDEDETNETN from the coding sequence ATGTTAAATAGCTTATACTCAGGAAATCGTCTTAGGGTTGACTTCTCTAATGTCGTTAAGGAGATAGACGTTCCGAACCTACTACAACTACAAAAAAAGAGCTTTGATAATTTTTTAAATCTAAATAACAATCAAACAGAAAGCGGTATAGAAAAAGTTTTCAAATCAATCTTTCCAATACATGATCCGCAAAATCGTTTGACTTTAGAATATGTTGGCTCAGAAATTGGAAAACCAAAATATACGATCAGAGAGTGTATAGAAAGAGGTCTTACATACTCTGTAAATTTAAAGATGAAAATACGTCTTATCGTTCATGAGAAAGATGATAAGACAGGTGATAAAGTCGGTGTTAAAGATATAAAAGAACAAGAAATTTTTATACGCGAAATTCCACTAATGACTGATAGAATTTCATTTATTATAAATGGTGTTGAGCGTGTTGTTGTAAATCAACTCCATAGAAGTCCAGGTGTTATTTTTAAACAAGAAGAGAGTGCGACTGTTGCAAATAAATTAATTTATACAGCTCAAATAATACCTGATCGTGGCTCTTGGCTACATTTCGAATATGACACAAAAGATATTTTATATGTTAGGATAAATAAACGTAGAAAAGTGCCAGTAACTATATTATTTAGGGCGCTTGGATATAAAAAACAAGACATTATTAAGTTGTTTTATCCAATACAAAATTTAATTATTAAAAATAACAAATTTTTAACTCTTTTTAATCCTGAAGATTACTTGGGAAGAGTTGAATATGATATAAAAAACGAAGATGGAGAAATCCTTCATCAGGCAGGCAAACGTCTTACTAAGAAAAAAGCTGACAAGTTGATCGAGGATGGAGTAAAATTTGTTGAATACCCAGTTGAAGCACTTATTGGTAGATATTTGGCAAACCCTGTAATAAATACAGAGAGTGGAGAAATTTTATATGATATGTTATCTGCTCTTGACGAGAATAAACTTGCGAAGATTTTAGCTGAGCATGAAAGTATTGAGATTATAAATAACTCTGCTGCTGGTGTTGATGATGCGATTATAAATTCTTTTATAGCTGACAACGATATGCTTAAGGTTTTAAAACAAACTGAGGGCGTGGATGATGAAAACGATCTTGCAGCTATTAGAATTTATAAGGTTATGAGACCAGGAGAGCCAGTTGTAAAAGAGGCTGCAAAGAGTTTTGTAAATGATATGTTATTTAATCCTGAGAGATACGATTTAACAAAAGTTGGTCGTATGAAAATGAATCATAAGCTCTCTCTTGATGTACCAGAATATGTTACTTTACTAACAAGTGAAGATATCATAAAAACTGCAAAATATCTTATAAAAGTTAAAAATGGACAAGGTCACATTGATGACCGAGATCACCTTGGCAACCGCCGTATAAGATCAATCGGCGAGCTACTTGCTAGCGAACTTCACCTTGGTTTTGTAAAGATGCAAAAGGCTATCCGCGATAAATTTACAAGTTTAAGTAATAATACCGAAGAGATTATGCCATACGACCTCATTAATCCAAAAATGATTACTGCAACAATTATGGAATTTTTCACAGGTGGACAGTTAAGCCAGTTTATGGATCAGACAAACCCACTTAGTGAAGTTACTCACAAGCGCCGTCTGTCTGCGCTTGGCGAGGGTGGCTTAGTAAAAGAGCGTGCTGGCTTTGAGGTGCGTGACGTTCACCCAACCCACTACGGCAGAATTTGTCCGGTTGAGACTCCAGAAGGTCAAAATATTGGTCTTATCAATACGCTTTCAACCTATGCAAAAGTGAATGATCTTGGCTTTGTTGAAGCTCCTTACAAAAAAGTTATAGATGGCAAAGTGACTGATGAGATAGTTTATTTAACCGCAACTCAAGAAGAGGGCAATGTTATAGCTCCAGCATCAACTAAACTTGATGAAAATGGACACATCGTTGAGGATTTGATTGAGGTTAGAAAAGATGGCGAGATGATGCTTGCGCGTAGAGAAGATGTTACTCTGATTGACCTTTGTTCTGGTATGATAGCTGGTGTTGCGGCTTCACTTATTCCATTCCTAGAGCATGATGATGCTAACCGTGCTCTCATGGGCTCAAACATGCAACGTCAGGCAGTGCCACTACTTCGCTCAACTGCTCCTATTGTTGGAACAGGTATGGAAAGCGTTATCGCAAGAGATGCATGGGAAAGCGTAAAAGCAAAACGTAGTGGTGTGGTTGAAAAGGTTGATAATAAAAATATATTCATTTTAGGCGAAGACGAAGCTGGTCCATATATCGATCATTACTCTTTGGAGAAAAACTTAAGAACAAACCAAAATACGACTTTTTCTCAACATTCGATAGTTAAAAAAGGTGATGAGATCGTTGCTGGTCAAATAATTGCTGACGGTCCAAGCATGGAAAAAGGCGAGCTAGCTATCGGTAAAAACGCACTAATCGCGTTTATGCCTTGGAATGGCTACAACTACGAGGATGCGATCGTTATTAGTGAAAAAATGATACGTGAAGACGCCTTTACGAGCGTTCATATCTATGAAAAAGAGATCGAGGCTCGTGAGCTAAAAGATGGTGTTGAAGAGATAACAAAAGATATACCAAACGTCAAAGAAGAGGAGCTTATGCATCTTGATGAAAGCGGTATCGTTAAAATTGGTACAGAGATCAAGCCTGGCATGATCCTTGTTGGCAAAGTATCTCCAAAAGGCGAGGTTAAACCAACTCCAGAAGAAAGACTTTTGCGTGCAATCTTTGGCGAAAAAGCTGGCCACGTTGTAAATAAATCGCTCTATGCTTCAGCTTCGATGGAAGGCGTTGTTGTTGATGTTAAAATTTTTACCAAAAAAGGTTATGAAAAAGATAGCAGAACAAACAAGGCTTACGAAGAAGAGAAAACTCTTTTAGAAAAAGAACATCATGATAGACTACTTATGCTAGACCGCGAAGAGATGCTAAAAGTTACAGCACTTCTTTCTAAAAATCCACTAGCAAGCGATCAAGAGGTAAATAAAAAAGAGTATAAGAAGGGCTCAAAGATCAATAAGGCTGATCTTGAAAATATAAATAGGTTTACTCTAAATGCTATCGTTAAAAGCTTTTCAAAAGATATCCAAAAGAAATATGACGAGCTAAAAAATTACTTCCAAAACGAAAAGAAAAAGCTCAAAGAAGAGCACGATGCTAAAATAGAAATTTTAGAAAAAGATGACATTTTACCAAGCGGTGTTGTAAAACTTGTAAAAGTTTACATAGCTACAAAACGCAAACTAAAAGTCGGCGATAAAATGGCTGGACGTCACGGAAACAAAGGTATCGTTTCAAATATAGTAAGAGAAGTCGACATGCCGTATCTTCCAAGTGGTCAGATCGTAGACATTGTGCTAAACCCACTTGGTGTTCCAAGCCGTATGAATATCGGTCAAATTTTAGAGAGCCACCTTGGTCTTGTTGGCTACCGCTTAGGTGAGCAGATCAATGAAATTTTTGAAACTAAAAAAGGCGAGTGGATAAAAGAGCTAAGAGCTAAGATGATAGAGATAGCAGGTGTTGCTAAGCTAATGGACGCTAAAAAAGCTCTTGGTAAGATGAGCGATGAGAAGCTTCTTGAATATGCAAAAGATTGGAGTAATGGCGTAAGATTTGCAACTCCGATTTTTGAAGGCGTTAAGGCTGACGAATTTGCAAAACTATTTGAGATGGCAAAGATAGATAGCGACGGCAAAACTGAGCTATACGATGGACGCACAGGCTCAAAGATAAGAGAACGCGTTAATGTTGGTTGTATGTATATGCTAAAACTTCACCACTTGGTTGATGAGAAAGTTCACGCAAGAAGTACTGGACCATACAGTCTTGTTACGCAGCAACCTGTCGGTGGTAAGGCACTATTTGGTGGTCAAAGGTTTGGTGAGATGGAGGTTTGGGCACTTGAGGCTTATGGTGCTGCTCATACACTAAGAGAGATGCTAACTGTAAAATCAGACGATGTTGAGGGAAGACTTTCTGCTTACAAAGCTTTAACAAGAGGTGAAAACGTTCCTGAGACTGGTATCCCTGAGACGTTCTTTGTTCTAACAAACGAGCTAAAATCACTAGCTCTTGATGTGGAAGTATATGATGAGGATGAGACAAATGAAACTAACTAA
- the rpoC gene encoding DNA-directed RNA polymerase subunit beta' gives MKLTNLKPVEIKEEHRPRDFEAFQLRLASPEKIKSWSYGEVKKPETINYRTLKPERDGLFCAKIFGPIRDYECLCGKYKKMRYKGIKCEKCGVEVTTSKVRRSRMGHIELVTPVAHIWYVNFLPSRIGALLGIKMKDLERVLYYEAYIVDNAGEAYYDNENSKKVEKYDVLNEEQYQSLASRYEDTGFTARMGGEVIYDMLAELDLMQILNQLKEEMESTNSEAKKKTIVKRLKVIESFLNSGNRPEWMMITNLPVLPPDLRPLVSLDGGKFAVSDVNDLYRRVINRNSRLKRLLELDAPEIIIRNEKRMLQEAVDALFDNGRRANAVKGANKRPLKSLSEIIKGKQGRFRQNLLGKRVDFSGRSVIVVGPKLKMDQCGLPKKMALELFKPHLLARLEEKGYATTVKQAKKMIEDKTNEVWECLEEVVKDYPVMLNRAPTLHKLSIQAFHPVLVEGKAIQLHPLVCAAFNADFDGDQMAVHVPLSQEAIAECKILMLSSMNILLPASGKAITVPSQDMVLGIYYLSLERNEEKGANKIFSSVDEVMIAEEANTLGLHAKIKTMVDNKIIFTTAGRLILRAILPDFVPENMWNKIMKKKDIANLVDYVYRNGGLEVTADFLDKLKNLGFRYATKAGISISIADIIVPDSKQKYIDEAKKKVREIQKQYGAGLLTDSERYNKIIDIWTDTNNSVASEMMKLIQNDKGGFNSIYMMADSGARGSAAQIRQLAGMRGLMAKPDGSIIETPIISNFREGLNIMEYFNSTHGARKGLADTALKTANAGYLTRKLIDVAQNVKVTMHDCGTHEGVEITDITESGELIESLEERVLGRVLADDVIDPITNEILFSEGTLLDEEKARAITEAGIKSVSIRTPITCKAPKGVCAKCYGLNLGEGKLVKPGEAVGIISAQSIGEPGTQLTLRTFHIGGTASTEQQDRQVIAQKEGFIRYYNLSTYENNGKKIVANRRSAAVLLVEPKIKSTIDGKIEIEYAHEDVNIIIKGKKEEVKYTIRRNDLAKPNELAGVSGKIEGKMYIPYVSGDKVKENESIVEIIKEGWNIPNRIPYASELKISDGDPVTRKILADANGVVKFFILKGDYLDRVKDIKKGHKVTEKGFFVVVSDKDGREAVRHYIPRNSIIQVSDNDAVERATVVSLPEKDDKLIIAEWDPYSTPTIAEEAGVVSFEDIEPGYSATEQADEATGQRRLVINEYLPSGVKPAIIIATKKGNLIKYPLDPKTAIFVSSGDEVAQADILAKTPKAVAKSKDITGGLPRVSELFEARRPKNTAIVAEIDGVVRFDKPLRSKERIIIQAEDGTTAEYLIEKSRQIQVRDGEFVHAGEKLTDGLISSHDILRILGEKALHYYLISEIQQVYRRQGVAIADKHIEIIVSQMLRQVKIVDSGNTNFIVGDMVSRNKFKEENERIMNMGGEPAIAEPILLGVTRAAIGSDSVISAASFQETTKVLTEASIAAKFDYLEDLKENVILGRMIPVGTGFYKDKKIKIKEN, from the coding sequence ATGAAACTAACTAATTTAAAACCAGTTGAGATAAAAGAAGAGCATAGGCCTCGTGATTTTGAAGCTTTTCAACTTCGTTTAGCAAGTCCTGAGAAGATAAAATCTTGGAGTTATGGCGAGGTTAAAAAGCCAGAAACTATCAATTACCGCACGCTTAAACCTGAGCGTGACGGCTTGTTTTGTGCGAAAATTTTTGGACCGATCCGTGACTATGAGTGCCTTTGTGGTAAATATAAAAAGATGCGATATAAAGGCATCAAATGTGAAAAGTGCGGTGTTGAAGTAACGACATCTAAAGTTCGTCGCTCTCGCATGGGTCACATCGAGCTTGTAACTCCAGTGGCTCACATCTGGTATGTAAATTTCTTGCCAAGCCGTATCGGTGCACTTCTTGGTATTAAGATGAAAGATCTTGAGCGCGTACTTTACTATGAGGCATACATTGTTGATAATGCTGGCGAGGCTTATTACGACAATGAAAATTCTAAAAAAGTTGAAAAATACGACGTTTTAAACGAGGAGCAATATCAAAGCCTAGCTTCAAGATATGAGGATACTGGCTTTACAGCTAGAATGGGTGGCGAAGTTATCTATGATATGCTAGCTGAGCTTGATTTGATGCAAATCCTAAATCAACTAAAAGAAGAGATGGAGTCTACAAATTCTGAGGCTAAGAAAAAGACTATCGTAAAACGCCTAAAAGTTATCGAGAGCTTTTTAAATTCAGGTAACCGCCCAGAGTGGATGATGATAACAAATTTACCAGTTCTTCCACCTGATCTTAGACCGCTAGTCAGCCTTGATGGTGGTAAATTTGCTGTTTCAGACGTAAACGACTTATATCGCCGTGTAATAAATAGAAATAGCCGTCTAAAACGTCTACTTGAACTTGACGCACCTGAGATCATTATCAGAAATGAAAAGAGAATGCTTCAAGAAGCAGTTGATGCGCTATTTGACAATGGCCGCAGAGCAAATGCAGTAAAAGGCGCAAACAAACGTCCACTAAAATCACTAAGTGAGATCATCAAAGGTAAGCAAGGTCGCTTCCGCCAGAATTTGCTAGGTAAGCGTGTTGACTTCTCTGGACGTTCTGTTATCGTTGTTGGTCCAAAACTAAAGATGGATCAGTGCGGTCTTCCAAAGAAGATGGCCCTTGAGCTATTTAAGCCACATTTGCTTGCTCGCCTTGAAGAAAAAGGATATGCGACGACTGTTAAACAAGCTAAAAAGATGATAGAAGATAAGACAAATGAGGTTTGGGAGTGCTTAGAGGAGGTCGTTAAAGACTATCCAGTTATGCTAAACCGTGCTCCGACACTTCACAAGCTTTCTATCCAAGCGTTTCACCCAGTGCTTGTTGAGGGCAAGGCTATCCAACTTCACCCACTAGTTTGTGCGGCGTTCAATGCAGACTTTGACGGTGACCAAATGGCTGTTCACGTGCCACTATCTCAAGAGGCTATCGCTGAGTGCAAAATTTTAATGCTTAGCTCAATGAACATCTTGCTTCCTGCAAGTGGTAAGGCTATTACAGTTCCTTCACAAGACATGGTTTTAGGAATTTACTACCTAAGCTTGGAGAGAAATGAAGAAAAAGGTGCAAATAAAATTTTCTCAAGCGTCGATGAAGTTATGATCGCTGAAGAGGCTAATACACTTGGCCTTCACGCTAAAATCAAAACAATGGTTGATAACAAGATCATCTTTACGACTGCTGGTCGCTTGATTTTAAGAGCTATACTTCCTGATTTTGTTCCTGAAAATATGTGGAATAAGATTATGAAGAAAAAAGATATCGCAAATTTGGTTGATTATGTTTATAGAAATGGTGGCCTTGAAGTAACGGCCGATTTTCTTGATAAGCTTAAAAATTTAGGCTTTAGATATGCTACAAAAGCGGGAATTTCTATCTCTATCGCAGATATCATAGTGCCAGATAGCAAGCAAAAATATATCGACGAAGCTAAGAAAAAAGTTCGTGAAATTCAAAAGCAATATGGCGCTGGTCTTTTAACAGACAGTGAGAGATACAACAAGATCATCGATATCTGGACAGATACAAACAACAGTGTTGCAAGCGAGATGATGAAGCTTATCCAAAATGATAAAGGCGGATTTAACTCAATTTATATGATGGCAGACTCAGGTGCGAGAGGTAGTGCAGCACAAATTCGCCAGCTAGCTGGTATGCGTGGTCTTATGGCAAAACCTGATGGCTCAATTATTGAAACACCGATTATTTCAAATTTCCGTGAAGGTCTAAATATAATGGAGTACTTTAACTCTACCCACGGAGCTAGAAAAGGTCTTGCGGATACCGCGCTAAAAACCGCTAACGCCGGTTACTTAACAAGAAAACTAATCGACGTTGCTCAAAACGTTAAAGTAACAATGCACGACTGCGGTACGCACGAGGGTGTTGAAATCACAGATATTACAGAGAGTGGAGAGCTAATAGAAAGCCTTGAAGAAAGAGTATTAGGCCGTGTTTTAGCAGATGATGTGATCGATCCTATAACAAATGAAATTTTATTTAGCGAAGGTACGCTACTTGATGAAGAAAAAGCTAGAGCTATAACTGAGGCTGGTATAAAATCAGTGAGCATCAGAACGCCTATCACGTGCAAGGCACCAAAAGGCGTTTGTGCAAAATGCTACGGCTTAAACTTGGGTGAGGGCAAACTTGTAAAACCAGGTGAAGCAGTTGGTATTATCTCAGCTCAGTCTATCGGCGAGCCAGGTACACAGCTAACGCTAAGAACATTCCACATCGGTGGTACGGCTTCTACTGAGCAACAAGATCGTCAAGTAATCGCCCAAAAAGAGGGCTTTATTAGATATTACAACCTTAGCACATACGAAAATAACGGCAAAAAGATTGTTGCGAACAGAAGAAGTGCTGCCGTGCTACTAGTAGAGCCAAAGATAAAATCAACAATCGATGGCAAAATAGAGATCGAATATGCCCACGAAGATGTAAATATCATAATAAAAGGTAAAAAAGAAGAGGTTAAATATACAATTAGAAGAAACGATCTTGCTAAGCCAAATGAATTAGCTGGTGTTAGCGGAAAGATCGAAGGAAAGATGTATATACCTTATGTAAGTGGCGATAAGGTAAAAGAGAATGAAAGTATCGTTGAGATCATAAAAGAGGGTTGGAATATCCCAAATCGTATCCCATACGCTAGTGAACTTAAAATTTCAGACGGAGATCCTGTAACTCGTAAAATTTTAGCCGACGCAAATGGTGTGGTTAAATTTTTCATATTAAAAGGTGATTATCTTGATAGGGTTAAAGATATCAAAAAAGGTCACAAAGTAACTGAAAAAGGTTTCTTTGTAGTTGTTTCTGATAAAGATGGACGTGAGGCGGTTCGCCATTATATCCCAAGAAATTCTATCATTCAAGTTTCTGATAATGATGCAGTTGAGAGAGCGACAGTAGTCTCATTGCCTGAAAAAGATGACAAGTTGATTATTGCTGAGTGGGATCCATACTCAACTCCAACTATTGCTGAAGAAGCCGGTGTGGTTAGTTTTGAGGATATTGAGCCAGGATACAGCGCTACTGAGCAAGCAGATGAGGCGACTGGACAAAGACGTCTTGTTATCAACGAGTATTTGCCAAGCGGTGTAAAACCTGCGATTATTATCGCTACTAAAAAAGGAAATTTAATCAAGTATCCGCTTGATCCAAAAACTGCGATCTTTGTCTCAAGTGGTGATGAAGTAGCTCAGGCTGATATTTTGGCCAAGACCCCAAAAGCTGTTGCTAAGTCAAAAGATATTACTGGCGGTCTTCCAAGAGTTAGTGAGCTATTTGAAGCAAGACGCCCTAAAAATACAGCTATCGTTGCAGAGATCGACGGCGTTGTTAGATTTGACAAGCCACTTCGCTCAAAAGAGCGCATTATCATCCAAGCAGAAGATGGCACGACAGCTGAGTACTTGATCGAAAAGAGCCGCCAGATCCAAGTAAGAGACGGCGAATTTGTTCATGCTGGTGAAAAACTAACAGACGGACTTATCTCAAGCCACGATATCTTAAGAATTCTTGGTGAAAAGGCACTTCACTACTATTTGATCAGCGAAATTCAGCAAGTTTATCGTCGCCAAGGTGTTGCGATCGCAGATAAACATATCGAGATCATCGTCTCTCAAATGCTTCGCCAAGTTAAAATCGTTGATAGCGGAAATACAAATTTCATCGTTGGCGATATGGTATCAAGAAATAAATTTAAAGAAGAGAACGAGCGCATCATGAACATGGGTGGCGAGCCAGCTATCGCTGAACCGATCCTCCTTGGCGTTACAAGAGCAGCTATCGGAAGTGATAGCGTGATCTCTGCTGCATCGTTCCAAGAGACAACTAAAGTCTTAACAGAAGCATCGATTGCTGCTAAATTTGACTATCTTGAGGATCTAAAAGAGAATGTCATCCTTGGACGTATGATCCCAGTTGGAACTGGTTTTTATAAAGATAAAAAGATAAAGATCAAAGAAAACTAA
- a CDS encoding DoxX family protein: MKNVDLGLLFIRLGLGICLFMHGFGKILHGLSMVKGILVSAGLPGFLVYFSYLGEVLAPIMLIIGFYSRVGAILVLGTSITILYSYYGFANLFALNEVNGFKSELIYLYIAISLCILLIGSGKYAVKQD, translated from the coding sequence ATGAAAAACGTTGATCTTGGACTTTTATTTATACGTTTAGGACTTGGTATCTGTCTTTTTATGCATGGTTTTGGTAAAATTTTACATGGACTTAGTATGGTAAAAGGTATATTAGTAAGTGCTGGTTTGCCTGGATTTTTGGTATATTTTTCTTACCTTGGAGAGGTCTTAGCACCCATTATGCTAATTATTGGTTTTTATTCAAGAGTAGGCGCTATCCTAGTTTTAGGTACTAGTATTACTATTTTATACTCGTACTATGGATTTGCAAATTTATTTGCATTAAATGAGGTTAATGGCTTTAAATCGGAACTTATCTATCTTTATATTGCTATTTCACTTTGTATTCTTTTGATAGGTAGTGGCAAATATGCTGTCAAACAAGACTAA
- the rpsL gene encoding 30S ribosomal protein S12, whose amino-acid sequence MPTINQLVRKERKKVTVKSKSPALKECPQRRGVCTRVYTTTPKKPNSALRKVAKVRLTSGFEVISYIGGEGHNLQEHSIVLVRGGRVKDLPGVKYHIVRGALDTAGVAKRTVSRSKYGAKRPKAGAAAATKK is encoded by the coding sequence GTGCCAACCATAAATCAATTGGTCAGAAAAGAACGCAAGAAAGTGACTGTTAAGTCAAAATCTCCAGCGTTAAAAGAGTGCCCTCAAAGAAGAGGAGTTTGCACTAGGGTTTATACTACAACTCCTAAAAAACCAAACTCAGCTTTGAGGAAAGTTGCCAAAGTCAGGCTAACAAGTGGTTTTGAAGTCATCAGCTATATCGGTGGTGAAGGTCACAACCTACAAGAACACAGTATCGTTTTAGTTCGCGGCGGTAGGGTTAAAGACTTACCAGGTGTTAAATATCACATCGTTCGTGGTGCACTTGATACTGCTGGTGTTGCAAAAAGAACAGTTTCTCGTTCTAAATATGGTGCGAAACGCCCTAAAGCTGGTGCTGCAGCTGCAACAAAAAAGTAA
- the rpsG gene encoding 30S ribosomal protein S7 gives MRRRKAPVREVLPDPIYGNKIITKFINSLMYDGKKSVATEIMYGAIKAIEKKNAEVKGIDVFNDAIENVKPILEVKSRRVGGATYQVPVEVRPARQQALAIRWLITYARKRSERTMIDKLANELLDAANSKGASFKKKEDTYKMAEANKAFAHYRW, from the coding sequence ATGAGAAGAAGAAAAGCCCCTGTAAGGGAAGTCTTACCTGATCCGATTTACGGAAATAAAATAATCACTAAATTTATTAATTCTCTTATGTATGATGGCAAAAAAAGCGTCGCTACTGAGATAATGTATGGTGCTATTAAAGCCATAGAAAAGAAAAATGCTGAGGTTAAAGGCATCGACGTTTTTAACGATGCTATTGAAAATGTAAAACCTATTTTAGAAGTTAAATCACGCCGTGTTGGTGGTGCCACTTATCAAGTACCAGTTGAGGTTCGCCCAGCTCGCCAACAAGCTCTTGCTATTCGCTGGCTTATAACTTACGCTAGAAAGAGAAGCGAAAGAACTATGATAGATAAACTAGCGAATGAGCTCTTAGATGCGGCAAACTCAAAAGGTGCATCTTTCAAGAAGAAGGAAGATACTTACAAGATGGCAGAGGCTAATAAAGCATTTGCTCACTACCGCTGGTAA